A genomic window from Streptomyces sp. MST-110588 includes:
- a CDS encoding PIN domain-containing protein has protein sequence MSLVAVAGTNGLYRLLDPKLTGHQEHKKALAATSHLIISPMVLAELDYLISTRAGAQKALIAARFIERNVATRRFEVPSVSTHLSAAIAVAEGYADADGGKGIGLTDAMNVALAAAYRTDALLTTDHHFRMVRPLTGHPAFRLLPEDL, from the coding sequence GTGAGCCTGGTTGCCGTCGCCGGCACCAACGGCCTGTACCGCCTGCTCGACCCAAAACTCACCGGCCACCAGGAACACAAGAAGGCCCTGGCAGCAACCAGCCACCTCATCATCTCCCCCATGGTCCTGGCCGAACTGGACTACCTGATCTCGACCCGTGCCGGAGCCCAGAAGGCCCTGATCGCTGCGCGCTTCATCGAGCGTAACGTCGCAACCCGACGCTTCGAGGTGCCCTCCGTCAGCACTCACCTGAGCGCGGCGATCGCGGTCGCCGAAGGCTACGCGGACGCTGACGGCGGCAAAGGCATCGGCCTCACAGACGCCATGAACGTCGCCCTCGCCGCCGCCTACCGCACCGACGCCCTACTCACCACCGACCACCACTTCCGCATGGTCCGGCCTCTGACCGGCCACCCGGCATTCCGGCTCCTACCCGAAGATCTGTAG
- the recQ gene encoding DNA helicase RecQ, with protein sequence MDADDGVDGARAGGAVEVLRRVFGYDAFRGSQQEIIEHVIGGGDAVVLMPTGGGKSLCYQIPALVRPGVGVVVSPLIALMQDQVDALRALGVRAGFLNSTQDLEERRLVEAEFLAGELDLLYLAPERLRVEQTLSLLDRGKVALFAIDEAHCVAQWGHDFRPDYLALSMLHERWPDVPRIALTATATDATHAEITTRLRMQDARHFVASFDRPNIQYRIEAKNDPKRQLLELLRTEHPGDAGIVYCLSRASVEKTAEFLVRNGIPAVPYHAGLDSRTRAAHQARFLREDGLVVVATIAFGMGIDKPDVRFVAHLDLPKSVEGYYQETGRAGRDGRPSTAWLAYGLQDVVQQRKMIDGSEGDDTHRRRLSAHLDAMLALCETVQCRRVRLLAYFGQQSTACGNCDTCLAPPQTWDGTVAAQKLLSTVVRLQRERGQKFGAGQIIDILLGRKTAKVIQFDHDALSVFGIGEDLREAEWRGVVRQLLAQGLLAVEGDYGTLVLTEASGEVLRGTRQVPMRREPEKPARAAKAAKAAKERRSVPADLPEEDRPLFEALRAWRARTAKEQGVPAYVIFHDATLREIATARPADVSALATVNGVGENKLAKYGAQILAVLVDEGDGEGNGEPARDGAAAPDAGVDVSAAVTGGGAGAADAGDPWDSWEMVEPEDSEDLEDRGEATVAAGALASDKT encoded by the coding sequence ATGGATGCAGACGACGGGGTGGACGGGGCCCGGGCGGGTGGCGCGGTGGAGGTGCTGCGCCGGGTCTTTGGTTATGACGCCTTCCGTGGCAGTCAGCAGGAGATCATCGAGCACGTCATAGGCGGTGGGGACGCCGTCGTCCTGATGCCGACCGGCGGCGGCAAGTCGCTGTGCTACCAGATCCCGGCGCTGGTGCGGCCCGGCGTCGGGGTGGTGGTCTCCCCCCTGATCGCCCTCATGCAGGACCAGGTCGACGCGCTGCGCGCGCTGGGCGTACGGGCCGGGTTCCTGAACTCCACACAGGACCTCGAAGAGCGGCGCCTGGTGGAGGCCGAATTCCTCGCCGGGGAGCTGGACCTGCTGTACCTGGCGCCGGAGCGGCTGCGGGTGGAGCAGACGCTGAGCCTGCTGGACCGGGGGAAGGTCGCGCTCTTCGCGATCGACGAAGCACACTGCGTGGCCCAGTGGGGACACGACTTCCGGCCCGACTACCTGGCCCTGTCGATGCTGCACGAGCGCTGGCCGGACGTACCGCGGATCGCGCTGACCGCCACCGCCACCGACGCCACCCACGCCGAGATCACCACGCGGCTGCGCATGCAGGACGCCCGGCACTTCGTCGCCAGCTTCGACCGGCCCAACATCCAGTACCGCATCGAGGCGAAGAACGACCCCAAGCGGCAGTTGCTGGAGCTGCTGCGCACCGAGCACCCCGGTGACGCGGGCATCGTCTACTGCCTGTCGCGGGCGTCCGTGGAGAAGACCGCGGAGTTCCTGGTGCGCAACGGCATCCCCGCCGTCCCGTACCACGCCGGGCTGGACTCCCGTACGCGCGCCGCGCACCAGGCGCGGTTCCTGCGCGAGGACGGCCTGGTCGTGGTCGCCACGATCGCGTTCGGCATGGGCATCGACAAGCCGGACGTACGCTTCGTGGCCCACCTGGACCTGCCGAAGTCCGTGGAGGGGTACTACCAGGAGACCGGACGCGCGGGCCGGGACGGCCGTCCGTCCACCGCCTGGCTGGCGTACGGCCTTCAGGACGTCGTACAGCAGCGGAAGATGATCGACGGCTCGGAGGGCGACGACACCCACCGGCGGCGGCTGTCCGCGCACCTGGACGCGATGCTCGCGCTGTGCGAGACGGTCCAGTGCCGGCGGGTGCGGCTGCTGGCCTACTTCGGGCAGCAGTCCACAGCCTGCGGCAACTGCGACACGTGCCTGGCACCGCCGCAGACCTGGGACGGCACGGTCGCCGCACAGAAACTGCTGTCGACGGTGGTGCGGCTGCAGCGGGAGCGCGGACAGAAGTTCGGCGCCGGACAGATCATCGACATCCTGCTGGGCCGCAAGACCGCCAAGGTCATCCAGTTCGACCATGATGCGCTGAGCGTCTTCGGCATCGGCGAGGACCTGCGCGAGGCCGAATGGCGGGGCGTGGTCCGTCAGTTGCTCGCCCAGGGCCTCCTGGCGGTTGAGGGTGACTACGGCACGCTGGTGCTCACCGAAGCCAGCGGCGAGGTGCTGCGCGGCACCCGCCAGGTGCCGATGCGGCGCGAGCCGGAGAAGCCGGCCCGCGCCGCCAAGGCGGCCAAGGCCGCCAAGGAGCGCCGCTCGGTGCCCGCCGACCTCCCCGAGGAGGACCGGCCGCTGTTCGAGGCGCTCCGCGCCTGGCGCGCCCGTACCGCCAAGGAGCAGGGCGTACCCGCGTACGTGATCTTCCACGACGCCACGCTCCGGGAGATCGCCACCGCCCGGCCGGCCGACGTCTCCGCCCTCGCCACGGTCAACGGGGTGGGCGAGAACAAACTGGCGAAGTACGGCGCCCAGATCCTGGCCGTGCTCGTGGACGAGGGGGACGGGGAAGGGAACGGGGAGCCGGCCCGGGACGGCGCGGCGGCCCCGGACGCCGGGGTGGACGTGAGCGCGGCCGTGACCGGGGGTGGGGCCGGGGCAGCGGACGCGGGGGATCCGTGGGACTCCTGGGAGATGGTGGAGCCGGAGGATTCGGAGGATCTCGAAGATCGTGGAGAGGCGACAGTGGCAGCGGGCGCCCTTGCGAGTGACAAAACGTGA
- a CDS encoding type II toxin-antitoxin system prevent-host-death family antitoxin, translating into METTAREFNQKSSQILAAAARGETVTVTKNGAPVARVVPISDTDVPPYPTDAMGNLDLPELGLPDLTDDEIEDTLKGMGA; encoded by the coding sequence ATGGAGACCACGGCCCGGGAGTTCAACCAGAAGTCCTCCCAGATCCTCGCCGCAGCAGCCCGCGGCGAGACCGTCACCGTCACCAAGAACGGGGCCCCCGTCGCACGGGTCGTCCCGATAAGCGACACGGATGTGCCCCCGTACCCGACCGACGCCATGGGCAACCTCGACCTCCCCGAACTCGGCCTGCCCGACCTCACCGACGACGAGATCGAGGACACCCTCAAGGGGATGGGCGCGTGA
- a CDS encoding GPP34 family phosphoprotein, producing MGRSRRTIPEELLLLALDPATGTTAQPQSLDLGLAGAQLVELALAGRIAPDGDRIAVVLPRPTGDPTLDSALELLRRRGSPVRAVHWIGGPRLGLRQTYLTHLERCGMVHAVAGQMCGVLPTTRYQATDTAISREIRTRLDCAIRTGVPPDPRTAALAALAHAVGLGKHLYPGNEGRSSRSRLRDLIRHDPMGGLVAHAVMDVQNGVAAQPRRAPATAPGPLPGSGRRPAARVAAEPGVPAQSRHGTMARVGAR from the coding sequence ATGGGCAGGAGCCGCAGAACAATTCCGGAGGAGCTTCTGCTGCTCGCTTTGGACCCGGCAACGGGAACCACAGCGCAGCCGCAGTCGCTCGACCTCGGTCTTGCCGGGGCCCAGCTAGTGGAGCTGGCTCTGGCGGGACGGATAGCCCCTGACGGGGATCGTATCGCCGTGGTGCTGCCACGGCCGACCGGAGATCCGACGCTGGACTCCGCGCTCGAACTGCTGCGACGCCGCGGCAGCCCGGTGCGCGCCGTCCACTGGATCGGCGGGCCCCGTCTGGGGCTGCGCCAGACGTATCTCACGCATCTGGAGCGGTGCGGCATGGTGCATGCCGTGGCCGGTCAGATGTGCGGGGTACTGCCGACAACGCGCTACCAAGCGACGGACACGGCCATAAGCCGGGAGATCAGGACCCGGCTGGACTGCGCGATCCGTACCGGCGTACCGCCGGACCCGCGGACCGCCGCGCTCGCCGCCCTGGCCCACGCGGTCGGGCTCGGCAAGCATCTGTATCCCGGCAACGAGGGACGCTCCTCGCGCTCCCGGCTCCGGGATCTGATCCGCCACGACCCCATGGGCGGACTGGTCGCCCATGCCGTCATGGACGTACAGAACGGCGTCGCGGCCCAGCCGCGGCGCGCACCGGCGACGGCACCCGGGCCGCTTCCCGGATCCGGCCGCCGGCCGGCGGCGCGGGTCGCGGCGGAGCCGGGCGTGCCGGCCCAGTCGCGGCACGGCACGATGGCCCGCGTCGGCGCCCGGTGA
- a CDS encoding VOC family protein, translating to MRVKAFDHLVLNVRDVERTLEFYCGPLGLEPVRVEEWRAGKVPFPSVRVSPTTIIDLVSRSRNGSNVDHICLVVDPLDWQQVKESGTFPDMEGPFDNFGARGQAQSVYVRDPDGNTVELRWYPQDAETGTGTGIDTGTGA from the coding sequence ATGCGGGTCAAGGCTTTCGATCACCTCGTCCTCAATGTGCGGGACGTGGAACGGACTCTGGAGTTCTACTGCGGGCCTCTCGGCCTGGAGCCGGTCCGGGTGGAGGAGTGGCGGGCCGGAAAGGTGCCCTTCCCCTCGGTACGGGTCAGCCCGACCACGATCATCGACCTGGTCAGCCGGTCCCGTAACGGCTCCAACGTGGACCACATCTGCCTGGTCGTCGACCCGCTGGACTGGCAGCAGGTCAAGGAGTCGGGCACCTTCCCCGACATGGAGGGCCCGTTCGACAACTTCGGCGCCCGGGGCCAGGCCCAGTCGGTCTACGTACGGGACCCGGACGGCAACACCGTGGAACTGCGCTGGTACCCGCAGGACGCCGAGACCGGCACCGGCACCGGCATAGACACCGGTACCGGGGCGTAG
- a CDS encoding MFS transporter yields MTTVEPSRSEKSAGRIPKKVEASGMPEAFDASPASKESGASDAFNASGASDASDASEGPQMAAPGPAHPPGGPRRPGRLRRIARTLARPVPAALLTAAVLHVLWVFTLAHSGGDLAAQDAWAEFAARHPGLAYNLSWFGGMHPVSYSVFTPYLMALLGVRTTMVVAGTVSAGLLALILVRSRAVRRPLAPALYGVAALTCNAISGRVTYGLGQMFALGAVAVVFAWPRRWRTGRRAHRLARGAAAALLAALATAASPVAGLFLWVVAGALLLTKRWTAAFALALPPAVVVGPAAWLFPFSGTQPMGFISAVQPVIVSVAVYLLVPVQWRTVRVGALVYAAGVLATWAIPSQVGTNVTRLGLFFGGIALIAALPDARRGARRWVALVLALVTATVWQGYKVGEDIVYMRPAAIWTHELTPLTDRLRALPDARQGRVEVVPVRSHREASALAPYVNLARGWNRQADVDRNPVFYDKSLSPATYHAWLKRWSVRYVVLASEAPDMAAVQEAELVAGGQPYLSEVWSDRHWKIFRVKDPVPLAEPPAMVARTDAGGLTVTVGKPGEVLIRVPYSPWLGLVDAHGRAVEPPRPGPDGAPAVNRDGCLTKAGPVPAGDGPGDRPADEWTFLRAPHAGTYRLAAPYRLPRGTACP; encoded by the coding sequence GTGACCACCGTGGAGCCGTCCCGCTCCGAGAAGTCCGCCGGGCGAATACCCAAGAAAGTCGAGGCATCCGGGATGCCTGAGGCATTCGACGCGTCCCCTGCGTCCAAGGAATCCGGAGCGTCCGACGCATTCAACGCGTCAGGCGCCTCCGATGCGTCCGATGCGTCCGAGGGGCCCCAGATGGCGGCCCCCGGCCCCGCGCACCCGCCAGGAGGGCCGCGCCGCCCCGGGCGCCTGCGCCGCATCGCGCGGACGCTCGCGCGGCCGGTCCCCGCCGCGCTGCTGACGGCGGCGGTACTGCACGTCCTGTGGGTCTTCACCCTCGCCCACAGCGGCGGCGACCTGGCCGCGCAGGACGCCTGGGCCGAGTTCGCCGCCCGGCACCCCGGCTTGGCGTACAACCTCTCCTGGTTCGGCGGTATGCACCCCGTCTCGTACAGCGTCTTCACGCCGTACCTGATGGCGCTGCTCGGTGTGCGGACGACGATGGTGGTCGCCGGCACGGTCTCGGCGGGGCTGCTGGCGCTGATCCTCGTACGCAGCCGCGCGGTGCGCCGCCCACTGGCGCCCGCGCTGTACGGGGTGGCGGCGCTGACCTGCAACGCGATCTCGGGCCGGGTGACGTACGGGCTGGGTCAGATGTTCGCGCTGGGCGCGGTGGCGGTGGTCTTCGCCTGGCCCCGGCGGTGGCGTACGGGCCGCCGTGCGCACCGGCTCGCGCGCGGCGCCGCGGCGGCGCTGCTCGCCGCCCTGGCGACCGCGGCGAGCCCGGTGGCGGGCCTGTTCCTGTGGGTGGTGGCCGGTGCGCTGCTCCTGACGAAGCGGTGGACGGCCGCGTTCGCGCTGGCGCTGCCGCCCGCCGTGGTGGTCGGGCCGGCGGCCTGGCTGTTCCCCTTCTCCGGCACGCAGCCGATGGGGTTCATATCGGCGGTACAGCCGGTGATCGTCAGCGTGGCGGTGTATCTGCTGGTGCCCGTGCAGTGGCGTACGGTCCGCGTCGGCGCCCTGGTGTACGCCGCCGGGGTGCTGGCGACCTGGGCGATCCCCTCGCAGGTCGGCACCAACGTCACCCGGCTCGGGCTGTTCTTCGGCGGCATCGCGCTGATCGCCGCCCTGCCGGACGCCCGGCGCGGGGCCCGGCGGTGGGTCGCGCTGGTTCTCGCCCTGGTGACGGCGACCGTGTGGCAGGGCTACAAGGTCGGCGAGGACATCGTCTACATGCGGCCCGCAGCGATCTGGACCCACGAACTGACGCCGCTGACGGACCGCTTGCGCGCCCTGCCGGACGCCCGGCAGGGCCGGGTCGAGGTGGTCCCCGTACGCAGCCACCGCGAGGCGTCCGCGCTGGCGCCGTACGTCAATCTGGCGCGCGGCTGGAACCGGCAGGCAGACGTGGACCGCAACCCTGTCTTCTACGACAAGTCACTGTCCCCCGCGACCTACCACGCGTGGCTGAAGCGGTGGTCGGTGCGCTATGTGGTGCTGGCGTCGGAGGCGCCGGACATGGCGGCGGTGCAGGAAGCCGAGTTGGTCGCCGGCGGACAGCCGTACCTCTCCGAGGTGTGGTCGGACCGGCACTGGAAGATCTTCCGGGTCAAGGACCCGGTGCCGCTGGCGGAGCCGCCCGCAATGGTGGCCCGTACGGACGCGGGCGGGCTGACGGTCACCGTCGGCAAGCCCGGCGAGGTGCTGATCCGGGTCCCGTACTCGCCGTGGCTGGGCCTGGTCGACGCGCACGGCCGGGCTGTGGAACCGCCGCGGCCGGGCCCGGACGGCGCGCCGGCGGTCAACCGCGACGGCTGCCTGACGAAGGCCGGACCCGTGCCGGCCGGGGACGGGCCGGGCGACCGGCCAGCCGACGAGTGGACGTTCCTGCGCGCCCCGCACGCGGGCACGTACCGGCTGGCGGCGCCGTACCGGCTGCCGCGCGGGACGGCCTGCCCGTAG
- a CDS encoding ATP-grasp domain-containing protein, with protein sequence MTSAPVPAPTPVPAPTPAPTPVPAPTPVPAPLPVLLTSAQGTSTGVLLAEAAARRGLETAVLTGPDTVAALAGRPVHWYGGPRVADRVAGPLSLGLLEPPDDWLAGLPAELTGRRIELTTHAEAARRPGPFFAKPPSDKSFPPGVRARGAELPPAPPGTPVLLSEVVTFTAEYRLYLLDGALVTGSRYAVHGALDVAPLRPGEDPHTGAVRDFADRLLASAGLPSAAAVDIGRPADGRWAVVEANMPWFAHSYAADPDAVLEVVLRAAGPYERVRPADRPYLRAGRTPHAGHITVKDAPLGN encoded by the coding sequence ATGACGTCGGCCCCGGTCCCGGCACCCACTCCGGTCCCGGCACCCACTCCGGCCCCAACTCCGGTCCCGGCCCCAACTCCCGTTCCGGCACCGCTCCCCGTTCTGCTGACCTCCGCACAGGGCACCAGCACCGGCGTCCTGCTGGCCGAGGCAGCCGCCCGGCGCGGCCTGGAGACGGCCGTACTGACCGGCCCGGACACGGTGGCCGCGCTCGCCGGGCGGCCGGTCCACTGGTACGGCGGGCCGCGCGTGGCCGACCGGGTCGCCGGGCCGCTCTCCCTGGGCCTGCTGGAGCCGCCGGACGACTGGCTGGCCGGGCTGCCCGCCGAACTGACCGGCCGCCGGATCGAACTGACCACTCACGCCGAGGCGGCCCGGCGGCCCGGACCGTTCTTCGCCAAGCCGCCGAGCGACAAGTCTTTCCCGCCGGGCGTACGCGCGCGGGGCGCGGAGCTGCCGCCCGCCCCGCCCGGCACCCCCGTCCTGCTGTCCGAGGTCGTCACCTTCACCGCCGAGTACCGGCTGTACCTCCTGGACGGCGCGCTCGTGACCGGCAGCCGGTACGCCGTCCACGGCGCCCTCGACGTGGCCCCTCTCCGACCCGGTGAGGACCCGCACACCGGAGCCGTACGGGACTTCGCCGACCGTCTTCTCGCGTCGGCCGGGCTGCCCAGCGCGGCGGCGGTCGATATCGGGCGGCCGGCGGACGGCCGGTGGGCCGTGGTGGAGGCCAACATGCCGTGGTTCGCGCACAGTTACGCCGCCGACCCGGACGCCGTGCTGGAGGTCGTGCTGCGCGCGGCGGGTCCGTACGAGCGTGTACGGCCCGCCGACCGTCCGTACCTCCGTGCAGGACGTACCCCTCACGCAGGACATATCACCGTAAAGGACGCGCCTTTGGGCAACTGA
- a CDS encoding helix-turn-helix transcriptional regulator, whose translation MASNVNPTVRRRRLGQELRRLREVKGMTAEEVAERLLVSQSKISRLENGRRSISQRDVRDLCGVYEVEDRRIVESLMQMAKDSRQQGWWHAFGDIPYSVYIGLETEAASLRVYESLLVPGLLQTPRYAEAVIPGTVPELTPEQLEKRIQVRMRRQDRVQNPDSPLRLWVVLDESALRRVVGNHLIMREQLDHLVELSNLPHVTVQVLPYDTGAHAGMSGTFSILEFDDAADSSVVYIEGVTSDLYLEKTNDVHKYTIMYEHLRAQALNPDQSREFIDAAAKKHADSAR comes from the coding sequence GTGGCGTCCAATGTCAATCCCACCGTCAGGCGACGCCGGCTGGGCCAGGAGCTGCGCAGGCTCCGTGAGGTCAAGGGCATGACGGCGGAAGAGGTGGCCGAGCGGCTGCTCGTCTCGCAGTCGAAGATCAGCCGCCTGGAGAACGGCCGCCGCAGCATCAGCCAGCGCGATGTCCGCGACCTGTGCGGGGTCTACGAGGTCGAGGACCGCCGCATCGTCGAGTCGCTCATGCAGATGGCCAAGGATTCGCGGCAGCAAGGGTGGTGGCACGCCTTCGGGGACATCCCGTACAGCGTCTACATCGGCCTGGAGACCGAGGCGGCCTCCTTGCGGGTGTACGAGTCCCTGCTGGTGCCCGGCCTGCTCCAGACCCCGCGTTACGCCGAGGCGGTCATCCCCGGAACGGTGCCGGAACTGACCCCCGAGCAACTGGAGAAACGTATCCAGGTGCGGATGCGCCGCCAGGACCGGGTCCAGAACCCCGACAGTCCGCTGCGGCTGTGGGTGGTGCTGGACGAGAGCGCGCTGCGCCGGGTGGTCGGCAACCACCTCATCATGCGCGAGCAGCTCGACCACCTCGTCGAGCTGAGCAATCTGCCGCATGTGACGGTGCAGGTGCTGCCGTACGACACCGGGGCGCACGCGGGCATGTCGGGGACGTTCTCGATCCTGGAGTTCGACGACGCGGCGGATTCCAGCGTGGTCTACATCGAAGGCGTCACCAGCGATCTGTACCTGGAGAAGACCAACGACGTGCACAAGTACACGATCATGTACGAGCATCTGCGGGCGCAGGCGCTGAATCCCGACCAGAGCAGGGAGTTCATCGACGCGGCGGCCAAGAAGCACGCCGACAGCGCCCGTTGA
- a CDS encoding DUF397 domain-containing protein, whose translation MAIQPNSAFSWTKSSYSGGNGACVEIAVPTATAIAVRDSKDPEGPRLTFDASSWSTFVAKVSGGTYDLA comes from the coding sequence ATGGCCATTCAGCCCAATTCCGCGTTTTCCTGGACCAAGTCCTCGTACTCCGGTGGCAACGGCGCCTGCGTCGAGATCGCCGTCCCGACAGCAACCGCCATCGCCGTGCGCGACTCCAAGGACCCCGAGGGTCCGCGCCTGACGTTCGACGCCTCCTCCTGGAGCACCTTCGTGGCGAAGGTCTCCGGCGGGACGTACGACCTGGCCTGA
- a CDS encoding serine hydrolase: MTRRTKETSVAGESPGKPEQKKSSGETAGREHDPRLTVFRGAPEKPTGPAKADEAAEAVKPDNSEKAGSSEKAGSSEKSGSVKEAEEAEEAGKAKRNDTAPKASGDAAADGSAEPVKKPELPKEPENPEKPKKPESTERKTAGASGKAGASGKTVANDAGAKDAPEEKAASEPVSQAASKESGDAPQAVAVDQATAVFKVPAAEKDGQAPVDNATRSFAIAKQRPTPEPAPGPETASGDGAGKPVDQPTTAIKAVRPSGAGVPEKAPEKPEKLQKPEKSAEDRTPGVESDSERTSQFVALKSTDAPRLKPPKPVVTDKPGQKPGHKPGQKPVGGKGDGAAKKSPEAAAGEAPKGTAEETGGQTGAQRPADLPGAGRTSQQPLPPLDLLAQLTNTPPPPPTPIRTIARRLKIWTPLVALLVLVFVIVQAVRPLPAPALGLGSSVSYTYQGGDSALPWPEQGQSAAKVVGAGSLGTYGDQKPLPTASVAKVMTAYVILKEHPLKKKEEGPKIRIDAAAVKDQDAEDESKVQGLQEGQQYSELKMLQMLMIPSGNNIARQLARWGAPSEKAFVKKMNDAAKDLGMKNTTYTDPSGLDKSTVSTAVDQLKLAEEVMKMDAFRQVVALPDAQDGLPERIYNNNKLVAERGLSVAGIKTGSSSAAGGALMWASYKTVGERTVLVLGVTMGQHVKGPDPNGSSSLELVLNRSRKLIEAVRGTLVSATVVKKGQVVGHVDDGLGGRTPVVATKDVRAVGWPGKKAQMKLAAGGKGLPHTAKAGTEVGVLTVGDGPAALKVPVALQKNLDEPSFGAKLTRIG; this comes from the coding sequence ATGACGCGACGTACGAAGGAGACATCGGTGGCGGGCGAGTCCCCCGGCAAGCCGGAGCAGAAGAAGTCGTCGGGGGAGACGGCGGGGAGGGAACACGATCCGCGGCTCACGGTCTTCCGTGGCGCGCCGGAGAAGCCCACCGGACCGGCGAAGGCCGATGAGGCCGCCGAGGCCGTGAAGCCCGATAACTCCGAGAAGGCTGGGAGCTCCGAGAAGGCTGGGAGCTCCGAGAAGTCCGGCAGCGTCAAGGAGGCCGAGGAGGCCGAGGAGGCCGGTAAGGCGAAGCGGAACGATACGGCGCCGAAGGCGTCGGGGGATGCCGCGGCGGACGGATCGGCCGAACCGGTGAAAAAGCCGGAGCTTCCGAAGGAGCCGGAGAACCCGGAGAAGCCGAAGAAGCCGGAGAGCACCGAGCGGAAGACGGCCGGGGCGTCCGGGAAGGCTGGGGCTTCCGGGAAGACTGTTGCCAACGATGCCGGTGCAAAGGATGCGCCGGAGGAGAAGGCCGCTTCCGAGCCGGTTTCCCAGGCCGCGTCCAAGGAGTCGGGTGACGCGCCCCAGGCCGTGGCCGTGGACCAGGCGACCGCGGTGTTCAAGGTGCCCGCCGCGGAGAAGGACGGTCAGGCGCCGGTCGACAACGCGACCAGGTCGTTCGCCATCGCGAAGCAGCGGCCGACGCCCGAGCCCGCTCCCGGGCCGGAGACGGCTTCCGGGGACGGAGCCGGGAAGCCGGTCGATCAGCCCACGACGGCGATCAAGGCCGTACGGCCTTCGGGTGCAGGCGTACCGGAAAAGGCACCGGAGAAGCCGGAGAAGCTGCAGAAGCCGGAGAAGAGCGCCGAGGACCGTACTCCCGGTGTGGAGTCGGATTCCGAGCGGACCAGCCAGTTCGTGGCCCTGAAGTCCACCGACGCGCCCCGGCTCAAGCCCCCGAAGCCCGTGGTGACCGACAAGCCGGGCCAGAAGCCGGGCCACAAGCCGGGTCAGAAGCCGGTCGGCGGAAAGGGTGACGGGGCTGCCAAGAAGTCACCCGAGGCAGCGGCCGGGGAAGCACCCAAGGGAACGGCCGAGGAGACGGGCGGGCAGACCGGGGCCCAGCGGCCGGCGGACCTGCCCGGGGCCGGGCGGACGTCGCAGCAGCCGCTGCCGCCGCTGGACCTCCTCGCCCAGCTCACCAACACCCCGCCGCCGCCCCCGACCCCGATCCGCACGATCGCGCGCCGGCTGAAGATCTGGACCCCGCTGGTCGCGCTGCTCGTGCTGGTCTTCGTGATCGTCCAGGCGGTACGCCCGTTGCCGGCCCCGGCGCTCGGCCTGGGCAGCTCCGTCTCGTACACCTACCAGGGCGGCGACTCCGCCCTGCCGTGGCCCGAGCAGGGACAGTCCGCCGCGAAGGTCGTGGGGGCGGGCAGCCTGGGTACGTACGGAGACCAGAAGCCGCTGCCGACCGCGAGTGTCGCCAAGGTGATGACGGCCTACGTCATCCTCAAGGAACACCCTCTGAAGAAGAAGGAGGAGGGCCCGAAGATCCGGATCGACGCCGCGGCGGTGAAGGACCAGGACGCCGAGGACGAGTCGAAGGTCCAGGGTCTCCAGGAGGGTCAGCAGTACAGCGAGCTGAAGATGCTCCAGATGCTGATGATCCCCTCGGGCAACAACATCGCCCGGCAGCTCGCCCGCTGGGGCGCGCCGTCCGAGAAGGCGTTCGTGAAGAAGATGAACGACGCCGCCAAGGACCTGGGCATGAAGAACACGACCTACACCGACCCCAGCGGCCTGGACAAGTCGACCGTCAGCACCGCCGTCGACCAGCTCAAGCTGGCCGAGGAGGTCATGAAGATGGACGCCTTCCGGCAGGTCGTCGCCCTGCCGGACGCCCAGGACGGCCTCCCGGAGCGGATCTACAACAACAACAAGCTGGTCGCGGAGCGCGGGCTGAGCGTCGCGGGCATCAAGACCGGTTCCAGCTCGGCGGCCGGCGGTGCGCTGATGTGGGCGTCCTACAAGACGGTGGGCGAAAGGACCGTACTGGTCCTCGGTGTCACGATGGGCCAGCACGTCAAGGGCCCGGACCCCAACGGCAGCAGCAGCCTGGAACTGGTCCTGAACCGCAGCAGGAAGCTGATCGAGGCCGTCCGGGGCACTCTGGTCTCCGCCACGGTGGTCAAGAAGGGACAGGTTGTCGGCCATGTCGACGACGGGCTGGGAGGACGTACGCCGGTGGTCGCCACCAAGGACGTCAGGGCGGTCGGCTGGCCCGGCAAGAAGGCACAGATGAAGCTGGCCGCCGGCGGCAAGGGCCTCCCGCACACCGCGAAGGCGGGCACCGAGGTCGGCGTGCTGACGGTGGGCGACGGCCCGGCCGCGCTGAAGGTGCCGGTGGCGCTCCAGAAGAATCTCGACGAGCCGTCGTTCGGGGCGAAGCTGACGCGGATCGGCTGA